In Halogranum gelatinilyticum, the following are encoded in one genomic region:
- a CDS encoding PAS domain-containing protein has product MSLRRDLTELFSLPDDAAFRSRARDRLDDVPTDGLDRSVDDALAGVADEFGGSLTDAVDLDERDRRLVWRVRALDEAPLGVTLSGPAYQDNPILYANATFRDMTGYPLTDLVGENPRLLQGPETERAAVEDLREALAIWEPVTVELTNYRKDGTPFRNRVSLVPLADETGTITNWLGIQKAVDGDGD; this is encoded by the coding sequence ATGTCCCTCAGACGTGATCTCACCGAGCTGTTCTCGTTGCCCGACGATGCGGCCTTTCGGTCCCGTGCTCGCGACCGTCTGGACGACGTGCCGACCGACGGGCTGGACCGGTCAGTCGACGACGCGCTCGCCGGAGTCGCCGACGAGTTCGGCGGCAGCCTCACCGACGCGGTCGACCTCGATGAGCGGGACCGACGGCTCGTCTGGCGCGTCCGCGCGCTCGACGAGGCTCCGCTCGGGGTGACGCTCTCAGGACCGGCGTATCAGGACAACCCCATCCTCTACGCCAACGCGACGTTCCGCGACATGACGGGCTACCCCCTCACCGACCTCGTCGGGGAGAACCCACGGCTATTGCAGGGACCGGAGACGGAGCGCGCGGCCGTCGAGGACCTCCGCGAGGCACTCGCCATCTGGGAGCCGGTGACCGTCGAGCTGACGAACTACCGGAAGGACGGGACGCCGTTCCGTAACCGCGTCTCGCTCGTCCCGCTGGCCGACGAGACGGGGACGATCACGAACTGGCTCGGCATCCAGAAAGCCGTCGACGGCGACGGCGACTGA
- a CDS encoding TIGR04053 family radical SAM/SPASM domain-containing protein yields the protein MNPHEIDTTQRPFVLVWEVTQACELACEHCRADAQLNRHPDELTTEEGKALLDDAREFGPGQLVVLSGGDPLARDDVTELVSYGTDRGLNMTLTPSGVASLTGERVEALADAGLRRMALSLDGGSADAHDAFRGERGSFKQTVAAAGEARAAGLPVQINTTVCAETVDELPAIRALVDELDAVLWSVFFLVPVGRGRALDPVSPERAERVMTWLTTVDDEADFGVKTTEAPHYRRVALQRDGDGRTGEKPPDGIGRRLGITAGDGFAFVSHVGEVYPSGFLPEPTGNVHRDSVVDVYRDAELFQRLRDPEELSGKCGACPFNTVCGGSRSRAYACTGDPLASDPLCPYVPEGYDGPLPERLAAQGETA from the coding sequence ATGAACCCACACGAGATCGACACGACCCAACGGCCGTTCGTTCTGGTCTGGGAAGTCACCCAGGCGTGTGAACTGGCGTGTGAACACTGCCGAGCCGACGCACAGCTGAACCGACATCCCGACGAACTCACGACCGAGGAGGGAAAGGCACTCTTGGACGACGCCCGCGAGTTCGGCCCGGGACAACTCGTCGTCCTCTCCGGCGGCGACCCGCTCGCCCGTGACGACGTGACCGAACTGGTCTCGTACGGCACCGACCGCGGGCTGAACATGACGCTCACCCCGAGCGGCGTCGCGTCGCTGACCGGAGAGCGCGTCGAAGCGCTGGCAGATGCGGGCCTCCGGCGGATGGCACTGAGTCTCGACGGAGGGAGTGCCGACGCGCACGACGCGTTCCGTGGCGAGCGTGGGAGTTTCAAACAGACGGTCGCAGCGGCTGGAGAAGCCCGTGCGGCCGGCCTCCCCGTCCAGATAAACACGACCGTCTGTGCGGAGACGGTCGACGAACTGCCGGCGATCCGCGCGCTCGTCGACGAGTTGGACGCCGTGTTGTGGTCGGTGTTCTTCCTCGTCCCGGTGGGCCGCGGGCGGGCACTCGACCCCGTCTCCCCGGAGCGTGCCGAGCGCGTGATGACGTGGCTCACGACGGTCGACGACGAGGCGGACTTCGGCGTCAAGACCACGGAGGCACCGCACTACCGTCGGGTCGCGTTGCAACGGGACGGTGACGGACGTACGGGCGAGAAGCCGCCGGACGGTATCGGTCGCCGACTGGGCATCACCGCCGGCGACGGCTTCGCCTTCGTCAGCCACGTCGGTGAGGTCTACCCCTCGGGCTTCCTCCCCGAACCGACAGGCAACGTCCACCGAGACAGCGTCGTCGACGTCTACCGGGACGCTGAGCTGTTCCAGCGGCTCCGCGACCCCGAGGAACTCTCCGGGAAGTGTGGGGCCTGTCCGTTCAACACCGTCTGTGGGGGAAGTCGGTCGCGGGCGTACGCCTGCACCGGCGACCCACTCGCGAGCGACCCACTCTGTCCGTACGTCCCGGAGGGCTACGACGGCCCGTTGCCGGAGCGGCTAGCTGCACAGGGTGAGACAGCGTAA
- a CDS encoding DUF7521 family protein has translation MNLNVVTAVVVLKTVTLALGGSITFYALRAARRTSSTALRALALGFGTVTLGALLAGVVDQFVAVDPTLALAVESLFTTVGFAVILYSLYAT, from the coding sequence ATGAATCTGAACGTCGTAACGGCGGTCGTCGTGCTCAAGACCGTCACGCTGGCACTCGGCGGGTCGATCACCTTCTATGCACTGCGGGCGGCACGGCGCACGTCGTCGACGGCGCTCCGAGCGCTCGCACTCGGTTTCGGGACGGTCACGCTGGGGGCGCTCCTGGCCGGAGTCGTCGACCAGTTCGTCGCGGTCGACCCGACGCTGGCCCTGGCCGTCGAGAGCCTGTTCACGACCGTCGGCTTCGCGGTCATCCTGTACTCGCTGTACGCCACGTGA
- a CDS encoding DUF2249 domain-containing protein, whose amino-acid sequence MSEVTGIVAETAAPSDRPRETLDVRELPPPKPLQNTLERLAELDDETVFVQLSDRKPQHLYPKLSERGYEYEAVEADDLVVTVVWREL is encoded by the coding sequence ATGTCCGAGGTGACAGGCATCGTCGCTGAGACCGCCGCACCGAGCGACAGACCACGCGAGACGTTGGACGTCCGGGAGCTTCCCCCGCCGAAGCCGCTGCAGAACACGTTAGAACGGCTCGCAGAGCTCGACGACGAGACGGTTTTCGTCCAACTGAGCGACCGGAAGCCGCAGCATCTCTATCCGAAACTGTCCGAGCGAGGCTACGAGTACGAGGCCGTCGAAGCGGACGACCTCGTCGTGACCGTCGTGTGGCGCGAGCTGTAG
- a CDS encoding helix-turn-helix domain-containing protein: protein MPQANLTITVPEGIWIGDLSRAHPDASVRILAAHTDGDGGVGLAEITAPDLPAVVADIETHDSVTELDLLERYDQTVLVQFETTMPLLLFPMQDSGVPLTMPFTIEEGTAEWEITAPQHRLSELGDQLEEFGIPFTVNEVHQYVEPEQLLTDRQLTLVRTAVEQGYYDTPRQCSLTDLADELGLAKSTCSETLHRAEETIVKRFVEDFEQTLVDHPEK from the coding sequence ATGCCCCAAGCCAATCTCACTATCACGGTTCCGGAGGGAATCTGGATCGGTGACCTCTCGCGTGCACACCCCGACGCGAGCGTCCGTATTCTCGCTGCTCACACCGACGGCGACGGTGGTGTGGGCCTCGCCGAAATCACCGCCCCCGACCTCCCGGCCGTCGTCGCCGACATCGAAACCCACGACTCGGTGACCGAACTCGACCTTCTGGAGCGGTACGACCAGACGGTGCTCGTCCAGTTCGAGACGACGATGCCCTTACTGCTCTTCCCGATGCAGGACTCCGGCGTCCCGCTGACGATGCCGTTCACCATTGAGGAGGGGACTGCCGAGTGGGAGATTACCGCCCCACAACACCGATTGTCGGAACTCGGCGACCAGTTGGAGGAGTTCGGTATCCCCTTCACCGTCAACGAGGTCCACCAGTACGTCGAGCCCGAACAGCTCCTGACCGACCGACAGTTGACGCTCGTACGGACGGCCGTCGAGCAGGGCTATTACGACACCCCCCGGCAGTGTTCGCTCACCGACCTCGCGGACGAACTTGGCCTCGCGAAGTCGACGTGTAGCGAGACGCTCCACCGGGCGGAAGAGACCATCGTCAAGCGGTTCGTCGAGGACTTCGAACAGACACTCGTCGACCACCCCGAAAAATGA
- a CDS encoding ABC transporter permease, whose product MTDETDADGPYHPPAVGQGTDDDGVLRTLRDLPGALLAALPVGSGSLGSTLTLAHREYRLAARSRWTLGLTLLFAVVSAVVAVAAGTGTAAERVGAAVVSLGELSVYLVPLAALTFGYASVVGPAERGTLDMLFALPVTRSRVVLGVFLGRAVALGAAIAVGFGVGGALLVRFASGAALVPYATLLFAALGVGLAALAVSVLVSTLASEKTHALGGVLLLWVWAVFAHDLLALVLVAVLDVPDAVLTALVLANPVDLFRVVVLASVGTTGGGVSAALATSSLSPVLAATALLAWVLLPLTAAMRLAGRAGAR is encoded by the coding sequence ATGACCGACGAGACCGACGCCGACGGACCGTACCACCCGCCGGCTGTCGGACAGGGAACCGACGACGACGGCGTGCTCCGCACCCTTCGTGACCTTCCGGGCGCACTGCTCGCGGCGCTGCCCGTCGGCTCGGGCAGCCTCGGGTCGACGCTGACCCTGGCACACCGCGAGTACCGCCTCGCCGCGCGGTCGCGGTGGACGCTGGGGCTGACGCTGCTCTTCGCGGTGGTCTCGGCAGTCGTGGCCGTGGCAGCGGGGACGGGGACCGCCGCCGAGCGAGTGGGTGCGGCTGTCGTCTCGCTGGGCGAGCTCTCGGTGTATCTCGTCCCGCTGGCCGCGCTGACGTTCGGCTACGCGTCGGTCGTCGGCCCGGCCGAGCGCGGGACGCTCGACATGCTGTTTGCGCTCCCGGTCACCCGGTCGCGGGTCGTCTTGGGCGTCTTCCTCGGGCGGGCGGTCGCGCTCGGCGCGGCCATCGCGGTCGGCTTCGGCGTCGGCGGCGCGCTGCTCGTCCGGTTCGCCAGCGGGGCCGCACTCGTCCCCTACGCGACGTTGCTGTTCGCCGCGCTCGGAGTCGGTCTCGCGGCGCTCGCGGTGAGCGTCCTCGTGTCGACGCTCGCCAGCGAGAAGACTCACGCGCTCGGGGGCGTCCTCCTCCTGTGGGTCTGGGCGGTCTTCGCCCACGACCTGCTGGCGCTGGTGCTCGTCGCGGTCCTCGACGTCCCGGACGCGGTGCTGACGGCGCTCGTCCTCGCGAACCCGGTCGACCTCTTCCGTGTCGTCGTCCTCGCGAGCGTCGGGACCACCGGTGGCGGGGTGAGCGCGGCACTGGCCACCTCGTCGCTCTCGCCGGTGCTCGCGGCGACGGCGCTCCTCGCGTGGGTCCTTCTTCCGCTGACGGCGGCGATGCGACTCGCCGGTCGGGCCGGCGCGCGGTGA
- a CDS encoding Lrp/AsnC family transcriptional regulator has protein sequence MADLEIDDTDRAILYALQEDARNMSSGDIAERAGTSGSTIRKRIRRLESTGIIQGYNALVDYAKSGYPLRMLLFCTAPIAERGSLVSGILDIDGVVSVQELVTGEQNLLVTVVGESDSDITPVAQELVDMGITVADEVLVRSHETTPFGRFHPEQHAADE, from the coding sequence ATGGCTGACCTCGAGATCGACGACACCGACAGGGCGATTCTGTACGCCTTACAGGAGGACGCCCGAAACATGTCCTCGGGCGACATCGCCGAACGGGCCGGAACGTCCGGCAGCACCATCCGCAAACGGATCCGACGACTCGAATCTACCGGCATCATCCAGGGGTACAACGCGCTCGTCGATTACGCGAAGTCCGGCTATCCGCTCCGTATGTTGCTCTTCTGCACCGCGCCGATAGCCGAACGGGGGAGTCTCGTCTCCGGCATCCTCGACATCGACGGCGTGGTCTCCGTCCAAGAGCTCGTCACGGGCGAACAGAACCTCCTCGTCACCGTCGTCGGCGAGTCCGACAGCGACATCACGCCCGTCGCGCAGGAACTGGTCGACATGGGCATCACCGTCGCCGACGAAGTCCTCGTCCGGAGCCACGAGACGACGCCGTTCGGCCGGTTCCACCCCGAACAACACGCCGCCGACGAGTAG
- a CDS encoding proton-conducting transporter transmembrane domain-containing protein, with protein MTGQEQATTIGQLPTPTDRDSRVPAVLTRLVWLLCLATLGVLAVHLTGGGRWELPGLVAVDGLTVVMWLAVTFFSGIVHSYSRRYMAGNRTIDRFFARTFAFTLVVMVLVAADSLLLFGLAWLAMGLVMAGLIGHVEGWKQARAAASLARRYFLASSALVGVALAALWWQTGATTVSGVAETVGPTASTAVLVAAGALVLAAMVQSALVPFHTWLLSSMTAPTPASALMHAGFVNAGGVLLVRFGPVISVETSVMLAIVLVGALSALLGKLLKSVQVDVKSRLGCSTVGQMSFMLLQVGLGFFGAAITHLVLHGFYKAYLFLGSGEEVEHTSPDAGHGSARTDPAGLAVAAVSALAGGVLFAALTGKGTNFDSGLLLTALVVLTTLHATRNALAHTSLPATYRYGAVPLVFLPAIAVYAAVYVGIEHVMTDLPLVAAPTELTVVHGVVVAAFLAVYLAIETGVHKSSGRLYVALLNAAQPSSDTLLTATEDYNEY; from the coding sequence ATGACAGGCCAAGAGCAGGCGACGACGATAGGACAGCTTCCGACCCCGACGGACCGGGACTCCCGTGTGCCCGCGGTGCTGACACGACTCGTCTGGCTCCTCTGTCTCGCGACCCTCGGGGTACTGGCTGTCCACCTCACTGGCGGCGGCCGCTGGGAACTGCCCGGACTCGTCGCTGTCGACGGTCTGACGGTCGTGATGTGGCTCGCAGTCACGTTCTTCAGCGGCATCGTCCACAGCTACTCCCGGCGGTATATGGCCGGAAACCGGACCATCGACCGCTTCTTCGCGCGGACCTTCGCGTTCACGCTGGTCGTGATGGTGCTGGTCGCGGCGGACAGCCTTCTGTTGTTCGGGCTCGCCTGGCTCGCGATGGGTCTCGTGATGGCCGGTCTCATCGGCCACGTCGAAGGCTGGAAACAGGCTCGTGCGGCGGCGTCGCTCGCACGTCGGTACTTCCTCGCGAGTAGCGCGCTCGTCGGCGTCGCGCTGGCGGCACTCTGGTGGCAGACCGGCGCGACGACGGTCTCCGGGGTCGCCGAGACCGTCGGCCCGACCGCCTCGACGGCCGTCCTCGTCGCCGCTGGGGCGCTCGTGCTCGCGGCGATGGTCCAGTCGGCTCTCGTCCCGTTCCACACCTGGCTGCTCTCCTCGATGACCGCTCCGACGCCCGCCTCGGCGTTGATGCACGCCGGGTTCGTCAACGCTGGCGGGGTTCTCCTCGTCCGCTTCGGACCCGTCATCAGCGTCGAGACGTCCGTCATGCTCGCAATCGTCCTCGTTGGCGCGCTCAGTGCCCTCCTCGGAAAGCTCCTGAAGTCGGTGCAGGTCGACGTGAAGAGCCGACTCGGCTGCTCGACGGTCGGCCAGATGAGCTTCATGCTCCTCCAGGTCGGGCTGGGCTTCTTCGGCGCGGCAATCACCCATCTCGTCCTCCACGGTTTCTACAAGGCCTACCTGTTCCTCGGCTCGGGGGAGGAAGTCGAACACACGAGTCCCGACGCGGGACACGGGTCAGCCCGGACCGACCCGGCCGGTCTCGCCGTCGCCGCGGTCTCCGCGCTCGCCGGTGGCGTACTCTTCGCCGCGCTGACCGGCAAGGGAACGAACTTCGACAGCGGACTGCTCCTGACCGCTCTCGTCGTGCTAACGACGCTGCACGCCACCCGGAACGCGCTGGCGCACACGTCGCTCCCGGCGACCTACCGCTACGGAGCTGTCCCGCTCGTCTTCCTCCCCGCCATCGCCGTCTACGCGGCGGTCTACGTCGGCATCGAACACGTTATGACCGACCTCCCGCTCGTGGCCGCCCCGACCGAACTGACGGTCGTCCACGGCGTCGTCGTCGCCGCCTTCCTCGCCGTCTACCTCGCCATCGAGACCGGCGTCCACAAGTCCAGCGGACGGCTCTACGTCGCGCTGCTGAACGCCGCTCAACCCTCGTCCGATACGCTGCTCACCGCCACGGAGGACTACAATGAGTACTGA
- a CDS encoding ABC transporter ATP-binding protein: MHTIEVEHVHKSYGPVTALDGVSLSVERGETFGLVGTNGAGKTTLFRLLVGHETPDEGAIEVAGHAPSDGVAVREHVGFVPEDAGFEPALTGREVLGYYARLRDVPADDREHRIRRVLSTVGLADAADRTVDGYSNGMSRRLALATTLLTQPDVLLLDEPTAGLDPEGVADFHDLVRRVGEADVTVVLTSHDLREVETLCDRVAVLDGGRAVAEGPVSELRARVGDRVTLTARVADSDHARAALADHAEVSVERAGDPLVVDCPQGEAGDVLDAVRAATAVDRFEVRQPGLTAAFRESVDDGRRAAAGGETP, translated from the coding sequence ATGCACACGATTGAGGTCGAACACGTTCACAAGTCGTATGGTCCAGTGACCGCCCTCGACGGGGTCTCGCTGTCGGTCGAGCGCGGCGAGACGTTCGGGCTCGTCGGCACCAACGGGGCCGGCAAGACGACGCTCTTCCGACTGCTCGTCGGCCACGAGACGCCCGACGAGGGCGCCATCGAAGTGGCGGGCCACGCGCCGAGCGACGGTGTGGCAGTCCGAGAACACGTGGGCTTCGTCCCGGAGGACGCCGGTTTCGAACCGGCGTTGACCGGCCGGGAAGTGCTGGGCTACTACGCCCGCCTCCGCGACGTCCCGGCCGACGACCGCGAGCACCGCATCCGGCGCGTCCTCTCGACGGTCGGACTGGCCGACGCCGCAGACCGGACGGTCGACGGCTACTCAAACGGGATGAGCCGCCGGCTCGCGCTGGCGACGACGCTCCTGACGCAGCCGGACGTCCTCCTCCTCGACGAACCGACCGCCGGACTCGACCCGGAGGGCGTCGCGGACTTTCACGACCTCGTCCGGCGGGTCGGCGAGGCCGACGTCACGGTCGTCCTGACGAGCCACGACCTCCGAGAGGTCGAGACGCTCTGTGACCGAGTGGCGGTCCTCGACGGCGGTCGGGCCGTCGCCGAAGGGCCGGTCTCGGAGCTCCGAGCACGCGTCGGCGACCGTGTGACTCTCACGGCACGGGTGGCTGACAGCGACCACGCACGGGCTGCACTCGCCGACCACGCGGAGGTGAGCGTCGAGCGCGCCGGTGACCCGCTGGTCGTCGACTGCCCACAAGGAGAGGCGGGCGACGTGCTCGACGCGGTCCGTGCGGCGACGGCCGTCGACCGGTTCGAGGTCCGACAGCCCGGACTGACGGCGGCGTTCCGCGAGAGCGTCGACGACGGTCGTCGCGCCGCCGCCGGGGGTGAGACTCCATGA
- a CDS encoding CGCGG family putative rSAM-modified RiPP protein produces the protein MSQTTDGEATPETDRMHDNSWSVNLEEPRHADDRELVVEEAVAAVEHTAAGHHVNVVTHQELGHPSTYLYPVIHANFGEAVSVEYVDQCGCGGHVSRVHVE, from the coding sequence ATGAGCCAGACGACTGACGGCGAGGCGACCCCGGAGACGGACCGGATGCACGACAACTCGTGGTCGGTGAACCTCGAGGAGCCACGGCACGCCGACGACAGGGAACTGGTCGTCGAGGAGGCGGTCGCAGCGGTCGAACACACCGCGGCCGGCCACCACGTCAACGTCGTGACCCACCAAGAACTCGGCCATCCGTCGACGTATCTATATCCTGTTATCCACGCCAACTTCGGCGAGGCAGTCTCGGTCGAGTACGTCGACCAGTGTGGCTGCGGTGGCCACGTCAGTAGAGTCCACGTGGAGTAG
- a CDS encoding winged helix-turn-helix domain-containing protein — MVRDPFARDEPDLQVVLDALDDPDCRAIIEQLDDALTASELAEHCDIPSSTLYRKLDLLSDASLIDEQTEIRSNGRHRTRYVRNFDTVNITCGDDRSLDVTVERATQSLDEQLSDLWTEVRKET; from the coding sequence ATGGTACGTGACCCGTTCGCTCGAGACGAGCCGGACCTCCAAGTCGTCCTGGACGCGCTCGACGACCCGGACTGTCGGGCCATCATCGAACAGCTCGACGACGCGTTGACGGCGAGCGAACTGGCCGAGCACTGTGACATCCCCAGCTCGACGCTATACAGAAAGCTCGACCTGCTCAGCGACGCCTCCCTGATCGACGAACAGACCGAAATCAGATCCAACGGTCGGCATCGGACCCGGTATGTCCGGAACTTCGATACCGTCAACATCACCTGTGGCGACGACCGCTCGCTCGATGTCACGGTCGAGCGAGCGACACAGTCACTGGACGAGCAGCTCTCGGACCTCTGGACGGAGGTGCGAAAAGAGACATGA
- a CDS encoding TIGR04347 family pseudo-SAM/SPASM protein, whose protein sequence is MISISKLLCGLDAESDGLRYDAGGESKKPQITQRKQRKPVVVWNLTKQCNLYCDHCYAAADTETATGELSTEEGKRLLNDLADYGIPVVLFSGGEPLVRDDLAELVGYAADRGIRPVLSTNGTLLTEERVERLQRAGLKYAGVSVDGLRERNDAFRGEEGAFDAALDGIRTCLDAGLKTGLRYTITDRNAADLEGVVDLLSDVGVDRFCFYHLDYGGRGAGIRDADLPPAEKREAIERLCDLTRDYHERGEEIETLLVGNYADAAFVVEYAREHLGEVAAERIFEYLRRNGGDPSGERVADVDYQGNVHLTQFWQGYSLGNVRDRPFSAIWEDDSNPLLSALRNREEHLTGRCADCRYQSVCRGASRLRALTAQDDLFAPDPQCYLDESEILGDAGTTPSASAD, encoded by the coding sequence ATGATCTCTATCAGCAAACTCCTCTGTGGGTTGGACGCCGAGAGCGACGGCCTCCGGTACGACGCCGGTGGCGAGTCGAAGAAGCCACAGATCACCCAGCGGAAACAGCGCAAACCGGTCGTCGTCTGGAACCTCACGAAACAGTGTAACCTCTACTGTGACCACTGCTATGCGGCCGCCGACACCGAGACGGCGACGGGCGAACTCTCCACCGAGGAGGGCAAGCGACTGCTCAACGACCTCGCAGACTACGGAATCCCGGTCGTGCTCTTCTCCGGTGGCGAACCGCTGGTCCGCGACGACCTCGCCGAGCTCGTCGGCTACGCCGCAGACCGTGGGATTCGCCCCGTCCTCTCGACGAACGGGACGCTGCTCACCGAGGAGCGGGTCGAGCGCCTCCAGCGTGCGGGGCTCAAGTACGCGGGCGTCTCCGTCGACGGCCTCCGCGAACGCAACGACGCCTTCCGCGGCGAGGAGGGAGCCTTCGACGCTGCTCTCGACGGCATCCGGACCTGTCTCGACGCGGGGCTGAAGACGGGCCTCCGCTACACTATCACCGACCGAAACGCGGCCGACCTCGAAGGCGTCGTCGACCTGCTCTCGGACGTCGGCGTCGACCGCTTCTGCTTCTACCATCTGGACTACGGCGGTCGGGGGGCCGGCATCCGCGACGCGGACCTCCCGCCGGCCGAGAAACGGGAGGCCATCGAGCGGCTCTGTGACCTCACGCGCGACTACCACGAGCGTGGCGAGGAGATCGAGACGCTGCTGGTCGGCAACTACGCCGACGCGGCGTTCGTCGTCGAGTACGCCCGCGAACACCTCGGCGAGGTGGCCGCCGAGCGCATCTTCGAGTATCTCCGCCGCAACGGCGGCGACCCGAGCGGCGAACGGGTCGCGGACGTCGATTACCAGGGCAACGTCCACCTGACGCAGTTCTGGCAGGGCTACAGTCTCGGCAACGTCCGCGACCGGCCCTTCAGCGCCATCTGGGAGGACGACTCGAACCCGCTGTTGTCGGCACTGCGGAACCGAGAGGAGCACCTCACCGGGCGCTGTGCGGACTGCCGCTACCAGTCGGTCTGTCGCGGGGCTTCACGGCTCCGGGCACTGACGGCCCAGGACGACCTCTTCGCACCCGACCCGCAGTGTTACCTCGACGAATCCGAGATTCTCGGCGACGCCGGCACGACGCCGTCGGCTTCGGCCGACTGA
- a CDS encoding Htur_1727 family rSAM-partnered candidate RiPP, which produces MAEEGQRSKLDERPRSATEREWETFVRESESDPLRHVGSVTAPTAEVAHEQASTLFGRFATDIWVCPATEVSRFSTETLGGEPGGSERGADTETNADAAPDGGCRR; this is translated from the coding sequence ATGGCTGAGGAGGGACAACGGTCGAAACTCGACGAGCGACCGCGTAGCGCGACCGAACGGGAGTGGGAGACGTTCGTCCGCGAGAGCGAGTCCGACCCCTTGCGCCACGTCGGCAGCGTCACCGCACCGACCGCCGAGGTGGCTCACGAACAGGCCTCGACGCTGTTCGGTCGGTTCGCGACGGACATCTGGGTCTGTCCTGCGACCGAGGTCAGTCGGTTCTCCACGGAGACGCTCGGTGGCGAGCCTGGGGGCTCAGAGCGCGGTGCCGACACCGAGACGAACGCCGACGCCGCACCCGACGGAGGCTGTCGGCGATGA